A single window of Nicotiana sylvestris chromosome 3, ASM39365v2, whole genome shotgun sequence DNA harbors:
- the LOC104231321 gene encoding small ribosomal subunit protein uS7: MEAAAVVVESQNQQEKAHTDVMLFNRWSYDDVQISDISVEDYITATAAKHPTYTPHTAGRYQAKRFRKAQCPIVERLTNSLMMHGRNNGKKLMAVRIVKHAMEIIHLLTDLNPIQVIVDAVINSGPREDATRIGSAGVVRRQAVDISPLRRVNQAIYLLTTGARESAFRNIKTIAECLADELINAAKGSSNSYAIKKKDEIERVAKANR, translated from the exons ATGGAAGCAGCTGCAGTTGTAGTAGAAAGCCAAAATCAGCAAGAAAAGGCTCACACTGATGTTATGCTATTCAATCGTTGGTCCTACGACGACGTTCAG ATTAGTGATATTTCTGTTGAGGATTACATTACTGCCACTGCTGCCAAGCATCCTACTTATACACCGCACACGGCTGGGAGGTACCAAGCCAAGCGGTTCAGAAAGGCTCAATGCCCAATTGTAGAGAGGTTGACCAACTCACTGATGATGCACGGAAGGAACAACGGGAAGAAGCTGATGGCTGTTCGTATTGTCAAGCATGCTATGGAAATTATCCATCTGTTGACCGACCTTAACCCAATCCAAGTGATTGTTGATGCTGTTATCAACAG TGGACCAAGAGAAGATGCAACTCGTATTGGTTCTGCCGGAGTTGTGAGGCGTCAGGCTGTTGATATTTCTCCACTCCGTCGTGTTAACCAGGCAATATATCTCCTCACAACTGGTGCACGCGAGAGTGCTTTCAGAAACATCAAGACCATTGCAGAATGCCTTGCAGATGAACTCATCAATGCTGCCAAGGGATCTTCCAACAG CTACGCTATCAAGAAGAAGGATGAGATTGAGAGGGTTGCCAAGGCCAATCGTTAA